The sequence GCTCTAGTATGTTGCATGAAGATTTGGAACAAACAGGTATCAGGGCCTCCAATAAGAAGGGTAGTGATGGTCATAACTAGTATATGAGATTACAATTTATATGGTTGGGGGTCTAAagctggcggcacacgtggcgttttgaaccagtttttgggccctatttaagcagtccgttgaaaaacacatgcgtagttgaaaaccgcatccgtttttgaccggttttatcaattatcttaattaaaacgggtcaaaaacggatgcgttttcagaaAACACATACGCTTTTAGTTTTttaacgggctgcttaaaaacgccccaaaaacAGGTTCGAAATGCCACGTGTGTTGCTAGCTTAAGGGTGGCattttgaacgcatttttggcccgtttttaaccagtccatcaaaaaaatttgaaaaacacatgcgtttttgaccagtttgaattaagataattggtcaaacctgtcaaaaacggatgcattttcaaaaagacgcatacgtttttaaaaaacggatgcatttttaacgcatgcggtttttgacgtactgcttaaaaacggtccaaaaacgcattcaaaacaccacatgtgccgCCGACCTAAGGGTGTtaccacacatggtgtttttggtccgttttaagctttctttttttttagtcagtttaaaaactcatccgtttttaccgtttggctgctttgaacctgtttatctattaagataaacgGATATACGtcaccatagacagcaatggcggtgCGGAACAGTgtcatacatggggaaaagatagcaggcaggcataccgccatgtgaatgtaccctaagggtgaagacacacgtggcgttttttggccatttttgggctgtttttagttagtgcgttttcagatcgtaaaaaacgcatccgttttttgaaaatgcatgcgtttttgtccgtttttaattgcgcaatttcggaaaaacggacaaaaacacatgcggtttcaaaaaaacggatgcgttttttaaaaaagggatgcgtttttaacgatctgaaaacgcactaactaaaaacggcccaaaaactgcctaaaaacgccacgtgtgtcttcaccctaaatcCTACGACAAAGGTATAAATATGCTCGTCCATTGTGGTGTCTACAGATCACTGACAAGATACTGTTCTGAGGATTATAGTCCAAGCATTGTAACAACGTTTTGTGGATGGTACGTTGGTTCAATGAggagtctgggagtccttccctCATGTATAACTATGCAATGTGTAGCAGGGATGGCACTACTGCAATTATTCCCTCTAAATCCTCTGGAACTGTGGTAAAAACGGTGGATACAAATTTCTATGTGGAAGTCCAAAATAGTTTTCCACTAGAAAATCATAAAGCACAGCACTCACCCGGCTTGATTGCGAAAAGCATCCTTTAGGgcacggtcacacgttgcgttttgattgctttttgaaacgcattacaacagctgaggacagGTGATTTTCccaattacattattgttaacatttgcattttcaaaacgctgtgtaaacataatgttaacacatgcattgacaatgtgtttacaaaacacaaatgtaaaCACAGTTAACGCATGTTTAAATAAAATGCAAACTTAAAcacgttgttaacgcatgcatattaacattgcgttttgtaaatgcaaatgtaattaagcaaatcacctctccttggctgatgtaatgtgtttcaaaacgcaaccaaaacacacCGTGTCACCGctcccttagggcgcgttcacacgttccgctagcgccgcggtcataacgcgacgctagcgcacagggggcggagtttggggccatcgcatatgcgtttccagagaaacgcatgtgaacaggttattaatcgcatgcgtttccccggaaacgcatatgcgatcggcccgagccccgcccactgtgcgctagcatcgcgttatgaacgcgacgattgcggaacgtgtgaacgcgccctgagggtgatgccacaagttAGCGTTTTGATTCCATTTTGTAACAGAATCAAAGCGCACTGGGGCAGGCCGTTCCAGTGCGCTTTGATTTCGTTACAAAATGGAATCAGAACGCTACTGTGTGGCATCATACTTATTGCAGCATACTAAAATGAACAGGAGAGAGGAAGTGGATACACAAGTGCACTAACAAATGACAGCAGCTTATATGAAATATCACCAAAAACACAATGCCATGTACATGGGTCCTAGGTGGCCTTTCTTGAGTAGAATTTTCCACTAAAAGATGCTAAGGAATACAATGCTTATCTAATGCATATATAAATGGTTAGAACTCCCAGCCAGAAGATTACACCGCTGCTAGGTTTTTCACATTTACAACAGGGCAAGACCCAATGATGCAGCCCACAGCTTGATGGTGAGGCACAAGGGATGCACTCTCATAGCAATCTCATCTAGAAATGACTGGAGACAACTTTTAAGTCTAAATTCCACAAATAGATTACAAAAAGAACCGTTTTTAATGCAGAATTTCAAGAAATCCCTCTCCAGTATTACACGTTTTAATAGACTGAGTGCAACATTAATAATAAATTGGGGGAATGCAATCTATGATGTCCGAGGCCTGGAGGCAGATTCCTCCCACTATGTatgtagcgggggggggggggggggagcattgtTTGGACTTGTGTAAGGTGACCCTGGATACGTTACATCGTACACCTCAGTGACATAACAGCCAGGCTCCAATGAGCGTgtccacacacacagcccggaGCGCTTAGTTCGCTGCAGGAGGCTCCGCCCAGCCGGGGCTCGCAGGATTGGCTGACGGCAGGTGATGTAATGCAGAcagctcggccacgccccacatTGCAGACTATAAATACTGAGCTCCATTGTCCGTTCTCCAAACCATCCTTGACTCCGAGTAGAGTTCTTGCTTCAACAGTGATTGAACGGAACCCTCTCTGAGTCCTCCGCCTCCTCCAACCTCTTCTATTCCTGCACTGAGACTTTTTTTTGTGACCTTTTGCGCCACCAAAACCATCAAGAAGCCGCAATGGAATCCCAGGTGCGCCAGAACTTCCACCGTGACTGCGAGGCCGCCATCAACCGCATGGTGAACCTGGAGCTGTATGCCTCCTACACCTACCTCTCCATGGTAAGTGCTGCCTTTATTCtcctacagcagctgtgtgtgtgcgcagtgatCCCTGTGCTATCAGCCCCTTGCAGAGGTCTCTGGTACACGCCCTGTGTGCGCCATGATGACTTATCACTGATACTAGGAGACCAGTGTTCTGCAGTAAGTGATTACACAAGGGCGTAATATGCAGCTTGTACTATGAGCCTCAGACTACCCTGCCCTTGTGTGTGCCTCCTGGGATCAAAGTCCACTAGGAAAGAAACTCTTAGATTAGTAATGAGCCTGATACATGGGGAGATATTCGGCTGATAGTTCTAAAGCATTGGGTCACTGGTTTCCCTGTAGTTACTCGTAGACTGCTGCCACTATAGTAAGCCCAGGAAGgggggtggggctgtatatgCCACCTGCCCACCCTCTACCCCAGGGTACACTGTACATTGATGCCTCTCCACCCTAACATATGTCACCTGCTGACCCTTTACCCCAGGGTACACTGCACAACTTTTATGCCTCCTCGCCCTAGCATATAGAACTGTGCAGTATGCCTAGATTTGCATGTCCCATGTGAATAGCTGGTTGACAACTTTTGCCATTTGTTTCCCTTCCAGTCATTTTACTTTGACCGTGATGATGTAGCCCTTCATAATGTGGCTAAGTTCTTCAAAGAGCAGAGTCATGAGGAGAGGGAACATGCTGAGAAGTTCATTAAGTACCAGAATAAGCGTGGGGGTCGCTTTGTCCTACAGGACATTAAGGTAAGACTGACTTGAAATATTCATATtcttgaattttttttgttttaaaccaCAACAATCCATACCTTAATAGGTTTTGGTGTTTCTTCATTATCCCCTTCTGGTGGCAGATTGTTAGATATCTGGCTTAATGCAGTATGTAGGCGTGCAATAGAAGTAACTGCTCTTATGAAGTGGCTGTTGTAAGCTGTAATCATTGGTTTTCCCTAGAAACCTGAGCGTGATGAGTGGGCCAACACTCTGGAGGCCATGCAGGCTGCTCTGCAGCTAGAGAAGACCGTGAACCAGGCCCTTCTGGACCTTCACAAAGTGGCCTCTGACAAAGTGGACCCTCAAGTAAGTACCTCTAAAAATTTTCTTAATCTTGCAACAAAACTTCATCTAGTAGTTTAAAGGGATTGGTAAAACAAGTCTGGATTAACTCTCCAATAGGGATGAGTGTTAACCAGTCAGGTTTAACACCCAAAGTTTAGAAAGGGCTACAGTTCAGGTATATGAGAAGACTGTTGGCACCAATTCTGACTAGTGGAGGAGAGCACAAATGCTGAAGTTCACAAAACAATCTGCAACTTTGTGGTTCTAGTCCACTCATTGCTACTCTCCAATCCTTGGGTTGGCATGAATTGCCATGCtaggcatgtttttttttttacatactgttGCCATGGAGGGCTTCTGCATAACCTAactgaatgtttttttctttcagcTTTGTGACTTCTTGGAATCTGAGTACCTGGAAGAACAGGTGAAGGCTATTAAGCAGCTTGGAGACTACATCACCAACCTGAAGCGCCTTGGGGTACCCCAGAACGGCATGGGCGAGTACCTGTTCGACAAGCACACCATGGGAGAGAGCAGCTAAGATGTCTCCTCAATGGATACTACCAGTCAGCTCTGCATTAAATTTCTTATCCTGTTGTGAAATCAATGTAACATCCCCCTAGAAAATGAAATAAGATTTACCGACAACTATGTAAGCAGACATGACTGTGCTTGTCAACAAGTTTTCCAATAAAGTTTTTCTGCATTTCAACACTGTGTTCATCATATATAGTTTATAGGCCTTATACAGGCATACGTTGTAAATGGTCCTCAACTGAGATCTTGGCTTCATATAAAATCATTAGTGTGCGTCTATCAATGGATTGGGGCTGTCTCCAATCATCCAAACTGATCAGCTGATTGAAGGGGGTGTCTTTTAGCCCTCCACTAACCCAGAGAAACATCAGAGGCTCATAACTTGCTTGATATATGCTGAAACAGTTCATCACTGATCCTCTAGACAAATGGAGACTGGTGATGTAGAtcagaggggtgaggagcaccttATTTATATACCCCACTCCAGGAAACCCCTTTAGAAGACCAATGGGTAATTTGTGACTTGAGCCTGGCAAGAACTaaaccatacattgtatagtggctatgCTTGATATTTCACATAAAGCTGTGGATTATATGACTGGTCCTTGCATCACAGGGTTGTTGCGACAGATACATCAgaaccctgttcttgtgatccatggggttCCATCACGGAGccgcccactgatcagcaagttaggccctgtcctgtGAGAAGCAGTGCTGCCTCAAACCGCTCATAAGTAGTGTCCTGGGTATCCATTCCAAAAAAAGCATGAATATCAGGGATTCCAAATTTATGATTCTACAGCAGCACCCTCCCAGCTGGGGTACTATTTGAGAAGGATGCACTATTATAATGTATGGGCCAGTATGCTGAGCTGTAGTCTCTCCTGTTGATCACTTCATGAGGGGGTGTTCTGAAACTCTGTAAAATGAAATCACTAAATGCATGTGTAAGTCGTGTTTTGAAAGGTTTATCATTCAAGGCAGAACACGAGCTACTAATTTACAACATGTCTAGTCATCAAGTGTTTGCAAATGCATTATATGACTGCACATTAAGTGGTAGCTGAAAGATATGTGATGTCATGTAGAAATATAAAGAACTTCTCCAGAAACTACTTAAGCCCCCCCCAACTTTACGCTAAAATACAGATCAAGGCCTGCTCCAATAGATAATCCCTCAGCAATTCAAAAGATTGTAGCCAGTAGTCTTGATAAATTCTCCCAataagtataaggctacattcacacgaacgtatgggggatgtatatacagcacgtgtacatcccccatacatcgcacGTTCCGTAGCCCATAGGATATGTTTCTATCTTTCAATGGAATACGGCGCCGGGCTCTATGTTAGGCTATGGAGAGAGGTCGGTCAGCGACACTCTCCCCGGCACCGCCttactacggtacggtgggcaacggcagtgtgaatggagCCAAATACTAGAGTAATTAAGTAAATAGGGAAATATTAAATGCTGCAAGATACAAGTCAAATGACCAAAAATACACAGAATTGCCCACGAGTGATTGTAGTCAGTGAAAGGATGGTTTTACATTGTTCCATGATCATGTTTGTGAACTCTACTGGTGACTAAACTATGCacattatattgatatatgatgcacagagttcttgTTCCCCTgatatgcagcagagccaacATTGTACTGTCATGGCATTTGTCATGTCCATGATCACGAAATAATGTGAAAGCAACTAAAATCACTCTGTGCACTAAAGGAAACTACGAACCTCTGATCACTGGAATGAGTTCAGCAAGTCCATATGTTCCAGTGATCAGAGGTTCAGGTCAGGAGATTGCGTCAGTGCATGGAGCGATTTTCACTGACTGCACTCGCTTGTGGGCAAGAGGCCTAATTGTGAGAGATTGACAACACAAAGACTAGGCATAAACTGCCAATGGGGCGCAGGCCAGGTCCAATAGCAGGCATTGCTGAACCTTTCTGCTTCCTCATGACTTTCAGGGAGTTTTGCTTCATCATATAACATTGTTGCAGATCAGACTGTAGAATTTTGTATccacagttaggctacattcacactaacgtatgggggacgtatatacatcccccataagcagcaatgggtgcacggcatcgtacgggagcggtacggtgccgcacacgtgcggcaccgtaccgttccgtacccgggaaaaagataggacctgtcctatcttttcccgtaatacggcgccgtgcaccataggttgctatggagaggggcaggggtgagctgcgctcacctcctcctcctcttcccgtacactgccgttgcccgctacggtacgcttcgggcgggcaacggcagtgtgaatatagccttatgcaGTGACGCTCCAAAGATTTCCTTTATTGATACAGGAACCTcacagtactaatatatacatatacacatatatgtacactcaccggccactttattaggtacaccatgctagtaacgggttggacccccttttgccttcagaactgcctcaatcgtggcatagattcaacaaggtgctggaagcattcctcagagattttggtccatattgacatgatggcatcacacagttgccgcggatttgtcggctgcacatccatgatgcgaatctcccgttccaccacatcccaaagatgctctattggattgagatctggtgactgtggaggccatttgagtacagggaactcattgtcatgttcaagaaaccagtctgagatgattccagctttatgacatggcacattatcctgctgaaagtagccatcagatgttgggtacattgtggtcataaagggatggacatggtcagcaacaatactcaggtaggctgtggcgttgcaatgatgctcaattggtaccaaggggcccaaagagtgccaagaaaatattccccacaccatgacaccaccaccaccagcctgaaccattgatacaaggcaagatggatccatgctttcatgttgttgatgccaaattctgaccctaccatccgaatgtcgcagcagaaatcgagactcatcagaccaggcaacgtttttccaatcttctactgtccaatttcgatgagcttgtgcaaattgtagcctcagtttcctgttcttagctgaaaggagtggcacccagtgtggtcttctgctgctgtagcccatctgcctcaaagtttgacgtactgtgcgttcagagatgctcttctgcctaccttggttgtaacgggtggcgatttgagtcactgttgcctttctatcagctcgaaccagtctgcccattcgcctctgacctctggcatcaacaaggcatttccgcccacagaactgccgctcactggatgttttttctttttcggaccattctctgtaaaccctagagatggctgtgcgtgaaaatcccagtagatcagcagtttctgaaatactcagaccagcccttctggcaccaacaaccatgccacgttcaaaggcactcaaatcacctttcttccccatactgatgctcagtttgaactgcaggagattgtcttgaccatgtctagctGCCTAAAtgaactgagttgccgccatgtgattggctgattagaaattaagtgttaacgagcagttggacaggtgtacctaataaattggcggtgagtgtatatacatatagcgCAACTTCATGAAAAGGGGGAGAAGGGTATGCCTCTGTAACCTTTTCAGCAGCTGAACAGTGTGTTTAAATTCCCATGGCTGTATCTTTATGCAAGTCATCTGCATCAAAAAATGTTGGGAAATCTACTAAAGTTATTGTAAATAATTGTCCTAATGTTCGAATATTAACTTGATGCCCTGCTCCTACCTACCTGCATCAAGGCTAAAAAGAGGGCAGCTTAGCTACCATACACTGAGATATCTGAAAGAGTAAGACATCCTCtccataataatctttatttatatagcaccatcaaattctgtggcACTTTACAAACcatagaggacatatacaaataagacatagagtaataacattgtcatttgaaacaataggagtgagggccctgctcgcaagaattTATAGTCTACAGGGATGACACAAAAGGTACAAGTGCTTGTACTATGGTCCAGACATGCTTTATAAGGGAAAGGAATTAaattatttaataattaaaaatgcCAAGGTCTATGTGACTGAAGAGAAGTCTGTAGCCTGTTATCTGAAATATGCCAGATATTCTCTATCTAAAGTAATGTTTCACAAACTTTCTGACTTTATGTCAttttttggtgacatttttaaGCAAGATCCTCCAGTATTTCACCCTATTCAAAGAATAAcactgtaaaattaaaaaataaatgatgacATCACCTTTTCTGCCTCTGTTCTTTTTGGACATATGCAAATTACGTTTTCCAGGATTTGACAAAGAAAACTATGCCTCTTAAGCCAATGCCAACCACCATTAAGATTAACAAAAAACAAATTGCACATACTCAAATCCAAAACACCAAAAATGTCCTCCCCAGGTTTCTATCTGGGCAACCATCTTGAAGTCATATACATACAGGGAACATACTACCAAATATAGTCAAAacaatagattttattttttaataattaaaaaagaatGTTTTATGCATAGATAATTCATAAAAATGGTCTTACACACATGATAGGGGAAACCACCAAATAAATCTAGTATTACAGGAACAGTAAATACATTTAATATTCAATCCATTTCCAACTTCCTAGTTTCAAAGTTCAGAGTCTCATGCCACGTTCATATGTTGCATTTTCAttccgttttgaaacgcattacaacagctgtgaagaggtgatttgcctaattacattactgttaacatttgtcttAACAAAACAAAGActgttaataaatgtattttgttaacacatgcattaatatcatgttaacaaatgtaaacagtaatctaattaggcaaatcacctctagctgttgtaatgcatttcaaacgcagccaaaacgcaatgtgtgaacgcgctctCAATGCAAGGCTTCTAATATGGTTCAAGACATACGTTATTTAGTGTGCATTGTCTA comes from Engystomops pustulosus chromosome 6, aEngPut4.maternal, whole genome shotgun sequence and encodes:
- the LOC140063929 gene encoding ferritin heavy chain B; this translates as MESQVRQNFHRDCEAAINRMVNLELYASYTYLSMSFYFDRDDVALHNVAKFFKEQSHEEREHAEKFIKYQNKRGGRFVLQDIKKPERDEWANTLEAMQAALQLEKTVNQALLDLHKVASDKVDPQLCDFLESEYLEEQVKAIKQLGDYITNLKRLGVPQNGMGEYLFDKHTMGESS